One window of Candidatus Binatus sp. genomic DNA carries:
- a CDS encoding DUF3237 domain-containing protein, with protein sequence MNLEHEFTYLATLKPPVQIGAGPFGTRNFFEVTGGTVEGKRLKGKILTGGGDWVLIGPDGYARLDVRAQFLTDDGASLYVHYTGLLQMNQKVADALAKGASTDYGDQYFRTTPRFETGDPRYAWLNQSIFVAEGRVGPGRVEYKVYRVA encoded by the coding sequence ATGAATCTGGAACACGAATTCACTTACCTCGCGACACTCAAGCCGCCGGTGCAAATCGGCGCGGGCCCGTTCGGAACGCGCAACTTCTTCGAAGTCACCGGCGGGACGGTCGAAGGCAAACGGCTGAAAGGTAAAATTCTAACCGGTGGCGGCGACTGGGTGCTGATCGGACCGGATGGATACGCGCGCCTCGACGTGCGCGCCCAGTTCCTCACCGACGACGGCGCCTCTCTGTACGTGCATTACACCGGGCTGCTCCAGATGAACCAGAAGGTCGCCGACGCGCTCGCCAAAGGTGCGAGCACCGATTATGGCGACCAGTATTTCCGCACTACCCCCCGGTTCGAGACCGGCGACCCGCGTTATGCGTGGCTCAACCAGAGCATCTTCGTCGCGGAAGGGCGGGTCGGCCCCGGCCGCGTCGAGTACAAGGTGTACCGCGTGGCCTGA
- a CDS encoding amidase, protein MSFNEYASFDGLALGRMVRERKITPAELMDAAIARAEKHNAKLNAIVFKDYDRACAAARAHAAGDASFAGVPLLLKDIMGDCAGMPTRSACAFLPATPMLADSEVVARYKRAGFIPFAKTNAPELGIPPVTESRLYGPAHNPWNLERTTGGSSGGSAAAVAAGIVPVAHGNDGGGSIRIPAACCGLVGLKPTRGRISLAPNLGDILGGLVNEHVLTRSVRDSAAALDASAGPMPGDPYFPAPPVRPYLQEASTPPKRLRIAFSTWNPLGGAIHPDCIEATERAAKLCAELGHEVEEAAPQINYQMLAQLFETVYTAGVALSIEATRMLTGAEPTPDKFETFTWNLYERGRQVSAPQYLIAQALLQQAARQFAALFESHDLFLTPTLGQPPLRIGTIDFMSPATTLLDEKISNFAIPCPVYNITGQPAISLPLHWNREGLPIGTMFGARYGDEATLIQLAGQLEQAQPWIGRKPPVWD, encoded by the coding sequence ATGTCATTCAACGAATATGCTTCCTTCGACGGCCTGGCCCTGGGCCGCATGGTGCGCGAGCGCAAGATCACGCCGGCTGAGCTGATGGACGCGGCGATTGCGCGCGCGGAAAAGCACAACGCAAAGCTCAACGCGATCGTGTTCAAGGATTACGATCGCGCGTGCGCCGCGGCGCGCGCCCACGCGGCCGGTGACGCGTCGTTCGCGGGCGTGCCGCTGCTGCTCAAGGATATTATGGGCGACTGCGCGGGGATGCCGACGCGCTCGGCGTGCGCGTTTCTTCCGGCCACGCCGATGCTGGCGGACTCGGAGGTGGTGGCCCGCTACAAGCGCGCGGGCTTTATCCCGTTCGCCAAGACCAACGCGCCCGAATTGGGAATTCCTCCTGTGACCGAGTCGCGTCTTTACGGGCCGGCGCACAACCCGTGGAACCTCGAGCGCACGACGGGCGGCTCCAGCGGCGGCTCAGCCGCGGCGGTCGCGGCGGGGATCGTGCCGGTCGCTCATGGCAACGACGGCGGCGGCTCGATTCGAATCCCCGCGGCGTGCTGCGGATTGGTCGGACTCAAGCCGACGCGTGGTCGTATCTCGCTCGCGCCGAATCTCGGCGACATTCTCGGCGGCCTCGTGAACGAGCATGTATTGACCAGAAGCGTCCGCGACAGCGCGGCCGCACTCGACGCGAGCGCGGGTCCGATGCCTGGCGATCCATATTTTCCAGCGCCGCCTGTCCGGCCCTATCTGCAGGAAGCGTCGACGCCGCCCAAGCGGCTTCGGATCGCGTTCTCGACCTGGAATCCTCTGGGCGGCGCCATTCATCCGGACTGCATCGAGGCGACCGAGCGGGCGGCGAAGCTGTGCGCGGAGCTTGGACACGAGGTCGAAGAGGCGGCGCCGCAAATCAATTACCAGATGCTCGCGCAGCTTTTCGAAACCGTCTATACGGCGGGAGTGGCGCTCTCCATCGAGGCGACGCGCATGCTGACCGGCGCCGAGCCGACGCCCGACAAGTTCGAGACCTTCACCTGGAACCTGTACGAGCGCGGCAGGCAGGTATCGGCGCCGCAATATCTGATTGCGCAGGCGCTGCTCCAACAAGCCGCGCGTCAGTTTGCGGCGCTGTTCGAATCGCACGATCTGTTTCTGACGCCCACGCTGGGTCAGCCGCCGCTGCGGATCGGCACGATCGACTTCATGAGTCCGGCCACGACCCTGCTCGACGAAAAGATTTCCAACTTTGCGATTCCATGCCCCGTGTACAACATCACCGGGCAACCGGCGATCTCGCTCCCGCTCCATTGGAATCGCGAGGGCCTGCCAATCGGAACGATGTTCGGTGCGCGCTACGGCGACGAAGCGACGCTGATCCAGCTCGCGGGCCAGCTCGAACAGGCGCAGCCGTGGATCGGCCGTAAGCCGCCGGTTTGGGATTGA
- a CDS encoding ParB N-terminal domain-containing protein produces MASAIEADGGAALAAYQEPIGDHWHLFAMLPIAKVEATPYQRDLSPAHLKRMIEVMKKLDRFTEPIVAVHSAGIYWTPNGNHRRAAAVKSGAKMIPAIVIPDPEVAFQILALNTEKAHNLRDKALEVIRMYRARLEQRPKSAEKDFAFEFERAHYITLGLLYERKPRFLGGVFAPLLSRVDGFLNQPLKDAIDDHQERAAQVERADELAIELVVAGKQRGLTHPYLKNFIVARSNPLTRARKNLPTCKAALASLIKALEQFDLGKIHFGQIRDAAQIAAATSVADPG; encoded by the coding sequence TTGGCGTCGGCGATCGAAGCTGACGGCGGTGCTGCGCTGGCCGCCTATCAAGAGCCGATTGGCGATCACTGGCATCTGTTCGCGATGCTTCCGATTGCGAAAGTGGAGGCGACGCCGTATCAACGCGACCTCTCGCCGGCGCATCTCAAGCGAATGATCGAAGTGATGAAGAAGCTCGACCGTTTTACCGAGCCGATCGTCGCCGTTCACTCGGCCGGCATTTACTGGACTCCCAACGGCAACCATCGCCGCGCTGCCGCGGTCAAATCAGGCGCCAAAATGATACCTGCGATCGTGATACCGGACCCCGAGGTCGCTTTTCAGATCCTCGCGCTCAACACCGAGAAAGCGCACAACCTGCGCGACAAGGCGCTCGAGGTAATTCGGATGTATCGCGCGCGTCTCGAGCAGCGGCCCAAATCCGCCGAGAAGGACTTCGCCTTCGAGTTCGAGCGAGCGCATTACATCACGCTCGGCCTGCTTTACGAAAGAAAACCCAGGTTTTTGGGCGGCGTTTTCGCGCCCCTGCTCAGCCGGGTGGACGGGTTCCTGAACCAGCCGCTCAAGGATGCGATCGACGATCACCAGGAGCGCGCGGCCCAGGTCGAGCGCGCCGACGAATTGGCAATTGAACTGGTGGTCGCGGGCAAGCAGCGCGGCCTGACCCATCCTTATCTGAAGAACTTTATCGTCGCGCGATCCAATCCGCTCACGCGCGCGCGCAAAAATCTTCCGACCTGCAAGGCGGCGCTGGCAAGTCTGATCAAGGCGCTCGAGCAATTCGATCTGGGCAAAATCCACTTCGGACAGATTCGCGATGCGGCCCAAATCGCCGCCGCTACCTCAGTCGCCGACCCCGGCTGA